One region of Acidobacteriota bacterium genomic DNA includes:
- a CDS encoding lysophospholipid acyltransferase family protein, with translation MGTFKKILIYLWAPFANLLWYFYTIVMATISLILSPFDKTGEMQHWCARWWCRLIAWTIFSNIHVHGSENLSKDQTYVYMANHASLIDTPALFAYLPYQFRIMAKKQLFYVPFMGWHLWTAGNFAIDRGDARKTAKSLKGVVEGIRAGKSLAVFPEGTRSPDGHLQEFKQGAFKLAARAGVPIVPVTIIGTSKLLPKGSLAPRPGRVDVVIGKPIETKNYSEKQLSELITVVRNEIDKALKAGWQAQKK, from the coding sequence TTGGGAACCTTCAAAAAAATATTAATCTATCTTTGGGCGCCGTTTGCCAATCTGCTCTGGTACTTTTACACGATTGTGATGGCGACGATTTCGTTAATCCTGTCGCCATTCGATAAAACCGGCGAAATGCAACACTGGTGCGCTCGCTGGTGGTGCCGCTTGATTGCCTGGACGATCTTTTCCAACATCCACGTTCACGGAAGCGAAAATCTCAGCAAAGATCAAACCTATGTCTATATGGCAAACCATGCGAGTTTGATTGATACGCCGGCGTTGTTTGCTTATCTGCCGTATCAGTTTCGTATTATGGCGAAAAAGCAATTGTTTTATGTGCCGTTTATGGGGTGGCATTTGTGGACTGCCGGAAATTTCGCCATCGACCGGGGCGATGCCCGCAAAACCGCCAAAAGTTTGAAAGGGGTTGTCGAAGGCATTCGCGCAGGCAAATCGCTTGCCGTCTTTCCCGAAGGCACACGCTCACCCGACGGGCATTTGCAGGAATTCAAGCAGGGCGCATTTAAACTCGCCGCGCGCGCAGGAGTGCCGATTGTGCCAGTGACCATCATTGGCACCAGTAAACTTTTGCCCAAAGGGTCGCTTGCGCCGCGTCCCGGACGGGTCGATGTGGTCATCGGTAAACCGATTGAGACGAAAAATTATTCGGAAAAGCAGTTGAGTGAATTAATCACTGTGGTGCGTAACGAAATCGATAAAGCCCTCAAAGCCGGATGGCAGGCGCAAAAGAAATAA
- a CDS encoding CPBP family intramembrane glutamic endopeptidase, whose protein sequence is MMEENVLPYPQTENQIPLTATEPDPDNPQWGVVSGFGVWLASIFVLFMASALGAAIWLMVLKARGEIIPLQEEEMKQVLLSEGSILIQMAMNIIAHLATIAICWAVATSLGKRSFAESIGWDWRGPTALYKVALVVGISIVSIFIVSTLPRIIHDSQSTPFAEMLKTSQTVRYSVAFLAVFTAPITEELVYRGLVYSPLKRAIGMVGAIITATMLFALVHVPQYWGAWGSLTGLLLLSLMLTVVRAKTKSIFPSVWIHALFNSIGAIGIILGKE, encoded by the coding sequence ATGATGGAAGAGAACGTATTGCCCTATCCTCAGACAGAGAATCAGATTCCTTTAACCGCCACTGAACCTGACCCGGATAATCCGCAATGGGGGGTTGTGAGTGGATTCGGGGTCTGGCTTGCCAGCATCTTTGTGCTGTTTATGGCTTCGGCGCTCGGCGCAGCCATCTGGTTGATGGTTCTCAAAGCTCGCGGCGAAATCATTCCCTTACAAGAAGAAGAGATGAAACAGGTATTGTTGTCAGAAGGTTCGATTCTGATTCAAATGGCAATGAATATCATCGCTCATCTCGCAACCATAGCCATCTGCTGGGCGGTAGCAACCAGCTTGGGTAAACGTTCGTTTGCCGAAAGTATCGGCTGGGATTGGCGCGGCCCGACGGCGCTTTATAAAGTCGCGTTGGTTGTCGGAATTTCCATCGTTTCGATTTTCATCGTCAGCACTCTACCGCGCATCATTCACGATTCGCAATCCACGCCGTTTGCTGAAATGTTGAAAACTTCGCAAACCGTGCGTTATTCGGTGGCTTTTTTAGCGGTGTTTACCGCGCCGATTACCGAAGAGTTGGTCTATCGCGGACTGGTCTATTCACCTTTGAAACGCGCCATCGGCATGGTTGGCGCAATCATTACGGCAACCATGTTGTTTGCGCTGGTTCACGTGCCGCAATACTGGGGCGCTTGGGGTTCGCTTACCGGATTGTTGCTGTTGAGTTTGATGTTGACGGTGGTGCGCGCCAAAACCAAATCCATCTTTCCAAGCGTGTGGATTCACGCGCTATTCAATTCGATTGGCGCAATCGGCATTATTTTGGGCAAAGAATAG
- a CDS encoding alpha/beta hydrolase-fold protein encodes MSVIGFRIGLFSLGLVFIGSLFSVSLGARQNLKPLVIGETFAIESQILRETRRINVYLPPGYAESSSKNFPVLYMPDGGIGEDFLHVAGLVQVLVGNATMRPFILVGIENTERRRDMTGHTENAEDKKIAPRVGGSTSFRAFIRRELMPLIKARYRATTETAIVGESLAGLFVVETFLLEPDLFDTYIAFDPSLWWNNQKLVSDAAKHLTNSQKFAKTLYFASSDEKGIAEITQKFANLLTKNAPQGLRWHYEKMPDEKHSTIYHPAALKAFRAVFKPQPEKKP; translated from the coding sequence ATGAGCGTGATTGGTTTTCGCATCGGTTTGTTCAGCTTAGGCTTGGTATTTATCGGTTCACTGTTCAGCGTTTCGCTTGGCGCAAGGCAAAACCTCAAGCCACTGGTTATCGGCGAAACCTTCGCCATTGAATCCCAAATTTTGCGTGAGACCCGGCGCATCAATGTCTATCTGCCGCCCGGCTACGCTGAATCTTCCAGCAAAAATTTTCCTGTGCTTTATATGCCCGATGGCGGCATCGGTGAAGATTTTCTGCACGTCGCGGGTCTGGTGCAGGTTTTGGTCGGCAACGCCACCATGCGACCGTTCATCCTCGTCGGCATTGAAAATACCGAACGGCGTCGCGATATGACCGGACACACGGAAAATGCCGAAGATAAAAAAATCGCCCCGCGAGTTGGCGGGTCAACCTCGTTTCGCGCCTTCATTCGCCGGGAGTTGATGCCCCTCATAAAAGCCCGTTATCGCGCGACTACAGAAACCGCAATCGTCGGCGAATCGCTTGCCGGACTGTTTGTGGTGGAAACTTTTCTGCTGGAACCGGATTTATTCGATACCTATATCGCCTTTGACCCAAGCCTGTGGTGGAATAATCAAAAGCTGGTTAGTGATGCGGCAAAACATTTAACGAATAGTCAAAAGTTTGCAAAGACTTTGTATTTCGCAAGCAGTGACGAAAAAGGCATTGCCGAAATTACCCAAAAGTTCGCAAACCTTCTCACCAAAAATGCGCCACAGGGTTTGCGCTGGCATTATGAAAAGATGCCTGATGAAAAGCACTCAACCATCTATCATCCAGCCGCGCTCAAAGCGTTTCGCGCAGTGTTCAAGCCGCAACCGGAGAAGAAGCCGTAA
- a CDS encoding peptidase E yields MKKQIIALGGGGFSMEPDNLLLDEYILKQTGKRKPKVCFVGTASGDAEGYILNFYTSFATLNCTPTHLSLFNLPTKDLRSFILEQDVIYVGGGNTRSLLALWREWQMDKFLRAAWKNGVVLAGISAGSICWFEEGLSDFFPGELNGLRGLGLLKGSNCPHYDGEENRRPDFHNLILRGELSAGYGVDDGVALHFVGAKLVRVVSSRPNAKAYFVKKKSSAIEEKTLPTIYLASGKFKLAL; encoded by the coding sequence ATGAAGAAACAGATCATTGCACTGGGTGGCGGCGGGTTTTCGATGGAGCCGGACAATCTGCTGCTCGATGAATACATCCTCAAGCAAACCGGCAAACGCAAGCCGAAAGTCTGCTTCGTGGGCACCGCAAGCGGCGATGCCGAAGGCTACATTCTGAATTTTTATACTTCATTCGCCACTTTAAACTGCACGCCAACGCACCTTTCTCTATTCAACCTGCCGACCAAAGATTTGCGGTCGTTCATTCTTGAGCAGGATGTGATTTATGTCGGCGGCGGCAATACCCGTTCGTTACTGGCGCTGTGGAGAGAGTGGCAAATGGATAAGTTTCTTCGCGCGGCTTGGAAAAACGGCGTGGTCTTGGCAGGCATCAGCGCCGGGTCAATCTGCTGGTTTGAAGAAGGGTTGTCGGATTTCTTTCCGGGTGAATTGAACGGATTACGGGGACTTGGACTTTTAAAAGGCAGTAATTGTCCGCATTATGACGGTGAGGAAAACCGCCGCCCCGACTTTCACAACTTAATACTGCGCGGCGAATTATCCGCAGGCTACGGCGTAGACGATGGGGTCGCGCTTCATTTTGTCGGGGCAAAACTTGTGCGGGTCGTGAGTTCCCGACCGAATGCCAAAGCTTATTTCGTCAAGAAAAAATCCAGTGCCATAGAAGAAAAAACCTTGCCGACAATTTATCTGGCTTCCGGAAAATTTAAACTCGCGTTGTGA
- a CDS encoding DUF3471 domain-containing protein has product MSLLSYKAARPWARAIKEQVVTRAMPPWSADPHYGEFANDSSLSQSEIDTIAAWVDQGAKEGNRRELPPIPPVQELWEISKPEVIITMQQEWQGNGDGLDENLEFIVPTGFTEDRWVQAVEFRPGNRRAIHHAVVLIQTPEMRRADQANNPSGEDAIFKVQGTNRQVRDEVPVIDDACAAKREGGGNNARFALTVYAPGRNADIWREGTAKLIPKGSNLIFQMHYAKVAGKTEKDRSSVAIQLAQKPVEKMIVSLDIMNLYFRIPAGAENHQVTACSTFKQDVQLVGFMPHMHVRGKDMRYEAVYADGRRQTLLYVPRYNFYWQTLYKLKEPVSIPQGTRIAVTAHFDNSPRNKYNPAPGKAVRFGDSTNDEMLAGFVDYIVDKTRESHPLANISPAVFAAYVGDYLVGSRTCTISKEGDKLMLNAPGWMKAEAFPESETKFFVRAMDAQMTFARNEKGEVTGFVFEMGNRTFQAKKVVASGQKQP; this is encoded by the coding sequence ATGTCATTGCTTTCGTACAAAGCGGCACGCCCCTGGGCGCGCGCCATCAAAGAGCAAGTGGTGACGCGAGCCATGCCGCCCTGGTCTGCTGACCCGCATTATGGCGAATTTGCTAATGATTCAAGCCTTTCTCAAAGTGAAATTGATACCATTGCCGCCTGGGTTGATCAGGGAGCGAAAGAGGGAAACCGGCGCGAGCTTCCTCCAATTCCGCCAGTTCAGGAATTATGGGAAATCAGCAAGCCCGAGGTCATCATTACCATGCAGCAGGAATGGCAAGGCAATGGCGATGGCTTGGATGAAAATCTGGAGTTCATCGTCCCGACGGGGTTTACCGAAGACCGTTGGGTTCAAGCCGTCGAATTTCGCCCCGGCAACCGGCGGGCGATTCATCATGCAGTGGTCTTAATTCAAACTCCTGAAATGAGGCGTGCAGATCAGGCAAACAACCCTTCAGGCGAAGATGCGATATTCAAAGTCCAGGGAACCAATCGCCAGGTTCGTGATGAGGTTCCGGTCATTGATGACGCCTGCGCTGCCAAACGCGAAGGCGGGGGCAACAACGCGCGTTTCGCGCTCACGGTCTACGCGCCCGGTCGTAATGCTGACATCTGGCGTGAAGGCACTGCCAAACTTATCCCCAAAGGCTCAAACCTGATTTTCCAGATGCATTATGCCAAGGTCGCCGGCAAGACAGAAAAAGACCGCTCAAGCGTTGCTATTCAACTGGCGCAAAAACCTGTCGAAAAGATGATCGTTTCGCTCGATATTATGAATTTATATTTCCGCATTCCTGCCGGCGCTGAAAATCATCAGGTCACGGCTTGCTCCACTTTCAAACAGGATGTGCAACTCGTAGGCTTCATGCCGCATATGCATGTTCGCGGTAAAGATATGCGTTACGAAGCTGTCTATGCGGACGGGCGCAGGCAAACCCTGCTCTATGTGCCGCGTTATAATTTTTACTGGCAAACGCTCTATAAACTCAAAGAGCCTGTCAGCATTCCTCAAGGTACACGCATCGCCGTAACCGCACACTTCGACAATTCGCCACGCAATAAATATAACCCTGCCCCCGGAAAAGCCGTGCGCTTCGGTGATTCGACAAATGATGAGATGCTTGCAGGGTTTGTCGATTATATTGTCGATAAAACGCGGGAATCGCATCCGCTTGCCAATATCAGTCCGGCAGTTTTTGCGGCTTACGTAGGAGATTATCTGGTGGGGTCAAGAACCTGCACCATCTCCAAAGAAGGCGATAAGCTTATGCTTAACGCTCCGGGTTGGATGAAAGCCGAAGCCTTTCCCGAATCAGAAACCAAATTCTTTGTACGCGCGATGGATGCGCAGATGACCTTCGCGCGGAATGAAAAAGGCGAAGTGACCGGCTTTGTTTTTGAAATGGGCAATCGAACATTTCAAGCTAAAAAAGTGGTTGCAAGCGGTCAAAAACAGCCATGA
- a CDS encoding nucleotide disphospho-sugar-binding domain-containing protein, whose translation MKKQSLSDILLCTIGSAGDVYPFIGIGQELRRRGYRVTLITSQFFEAQARDAGLEFLGLGSPDDYQTIIQNPDLWDSKKGFRVFAESVILPILEPVYQLISGFDPSQTILAAQGQVFGAHIAHEKLGFPFITIHLQSAAFRSVYDFPVLPTWMPAFMKRGIFNLLDKLLLDKVFAPEINRFRRSLNLPPIKKIFDQWTHSPQLNLGLFPDWFAPIQPDWPTQTRLTGFVFYDKQTEHSKVSERLEAFLNAGDAPIIFTPGTAMQHANQFFADCVEACQRLGRRGILLTGHTEQLPAELPAGIQHFAYLPFSRILPRALALVHHGGIGTTAQAMAAGIPQVIRPMAHDQPDNAARVERLGIGAQLTPKRFNAASLAERLKALITSQTVLERCKSYARKIAPAKSLDDTCTIIEDFARHPSSFH comes from the coding sequence ATGAAAAAACAATCGCTTTCAGACATTCTCTTGTGCACCATCGGAAGCGCCGGTGATGTCTATCCATTTATCGGCATAGGGCAGGAATTACGCAGGCGCGGCTATCGCGTGACGCTGATAACCAGCCAATTTTTCGAGGCTCAGGCGCGTGATGCAGGCTTGGAGTTTTTGGGACTCGGCAGTCCTGATGATTATCAAACCATCATCCAAAACCCTGATCTCTGGGATTCTAAAAAAGGCTTCAGGGTTTTTGCCGAAAGCGTCATCCTGCCAATCCTGGAGCCGGTCTATCAACTGATTTCCGGGTTTGACCCGTCGCAAACCATCCTTGCCGCTCAAGGGCAGGTTTTCGGCGCGCACATCGCGCACGAGAAATTGGGATTCCCGTTTATCACCATTCACCTGCAATCGGCTGCCTTTCGCAGCGTCTATGACTTTCCGGTATTGCCGACGTGGATGCCGGCGTTTATGAAGCGCGGGATATTTAATCTGCTCGACAAGTTACTTCTGGATAAAGTATTCGCGCCGGAGATTAACCGGTTCAGACGAAGTTTGAACCTGCCGCCGATTAAGAAAATTTTCGACCAATGGACACACTCACCGCAATTGAATCTGGGCTTGTTTCCCGATTGGTTTGCGCCGATTCAGCCTGATTGGCCCACACAAACCCGATTGACCGGGTTCGTTTTTTACGACAAACAAACTGAACATTCAAAGGTTTCCGAGCGATTGGAAGCATTCTTAAATGCAGGCGACGCGCCAATCATCTTCACGCCCGGCACGGCGATGCAACACGCCAATCAATTCTTTGCCGATTGCGTCGAGGCTTGTCAAAGGCTTGGGCGGCGCGGCATTTTGCTGACCGGGCATACCGAACAATTGCCTGCTGAACTGCCAGCGGGTATTCAACATTTTGCTTATTTGCCTTTCAGCCGGATTTTGCCGCGCGCCCTGGCTCTGGTGCATCACGGCGGCATAGGGACAACCGCGCAAGCGATGGCTGCGGGGATTCCGCAAGTGATTCGCCCGATGGCGCACGACCAACCCGATAATGCTGCTCGCGTCGAGCGATTGGGAATTGGCGCGCAACTCACCCCGAAACGCTTTAATGCCGCGTCACTTGCCGAAAGATTAAAGGCGCTGATTACTTCACAAACGGTCCTTGAACGTTGTAAATCCTACGCTCGAAAAATAGCCCCCGCGAAATCGCTCGACGACACTTGTACCATCATTGAAGATTTTGCGCGCCATCCATCATCATTTCATTAG
- a CDS encoding TIR domain-containing protein has translation MAKPRAFISFEMEDRWARDFLVQHAKDQANDIEFYDYSVKEAFDSKWKTECAKRIAMTKGTIVMVGPTTSKADAVLWEIAETIRQGHYIFGIQINSGQTHPIPVGLPSKNVIRWDFDQIVKWLKTWE, from the coding sequence ATGGCAAAACCGCGTGCGTTCATTAGCTTTGAAATGGAAGACAGGTGGGCTCGAGATTTTCTCGTGCAGCACGCCAAAGATCAAGCTAATGACATAGAATTTTATGACTACTCTGTGAAGGAAGCCTTTGACTCGAAGTGGAAAACAGAATGTGCAAAGCGTATAGCGATGACCAAAGGCACAATCGTTATGGTCGGCCCCACGACTTCTAAAGCAGATGCTGTACTTTGGGAAATCGCTGAGACGATTCGTCAAGGTCACTATATTTTTGGCATACAAATAAACAGTGGCCAGACGCACCCGATTCCTGTGGGGTTACCTAGCAAGAACGTGATTCGTTGGGATTTTGATCAGATCGTAAAGTGGCTAAAGACTTGGGAGTGA
- the ytxJ gene encoding bacillithiol system redox-active protein YtxJ codes for MVNPLVKELHTLEELEQTFEESKTHPVLLFKHSNACPISSRAFREFKTYLENPDESVSYKLIIVQTARPVSNAIESRLNILHESPQAILVKNGKGIWNASHGAITASRLAETIQSHKNAD; via the coding sequence ATGGTGAATCCCTTGGTTAAAGAACTGCACACACTTGAAGAGTTAGAGCAAACCTTTGAAGAATCAAAAACCCATCCGGTGTTGTTATTCAAACACAGCAATGCCTGTCCGATCAGCTCGCGCGCCTTTCGCGAGTTTAAAACCTATCTGGAAAACCCTGATGAATCGGTCAGCTATAAATTGATTATTGTGCAAACCGCCCGTCCGGTTTCAAACGCCATCGAATCGCGGTTAAACATTTTGCACGAATCCCCGCAGGCAATTCTGGTAAAAAACGGGAAGGGCATCTGGAACGCATCACACGGCGCAATCACCGCTTCGCGATTAGCCGAAACCATTCAAAGCCATAAAAACGCGGATTAA